The Anopheles coluzzii chromosome 2, AcolN3, whole genome shotgun sequence genome window below encodes:
- the LOC120961711 gene encoding PAX-interacting protein 1 isoform X2 produces the protein MNSDPATAGVNLESLQIKDDLFKSVKCYITGTLDPKITKLLEDGGVTMSKFMDFSTLLVCGDNYDENEITEAGELYDIPTVTEAWVVASVRLGRLASTKAYFPLKSGIFCGLRFAVTQVDLRDLRKLYAVLTFHGGTFNSRLDRTTTHLVCGSARGPAYTKALACGTSVQIVTPDWVSDCLKTSSLKPPAVYHPRLLREQVYFKQAGPMAGPKATPEKQPLNNILGFDFEEGLAKTEVPTNGKKDDPKPGPKQGSPVTKQTASGANVSHLQSGNPRFVRAQGPQQQQQQIQQQQSQRLRGPVPQSPNVQQQQQQLQKALQQQQQQQQQQQQQQQQQQQQLQQQQQQQQQQQQQQQQQQQQQQQQQQQQQLQQQQQQQQQLQQQQQQQQQQQQQQQQQVIMSSTNSNILQQSLQQPQQNASTPQTLHQANMNFQTTSAPSGTIIQQIIQTPMQNNSQQAPQQQSQAAGKQNIQVLYKSGPNQQQQQQQQQQQQLQQQQAGGAAQMQQPQYSQATVTTTQTGPDGQQKQIVRQITINQTQLQPPGQQQQQQQQLQQGQQSIQVSQSQPLQQQIIQVQRTGMNQQGQQQQQQQQQIQYQQGNLGAPSTPSAAQGQMAMMGNNGPQTPTGQQGGQPKFIQQTIIHQPMGANYQTVTKQVVLEQQPQDQQQAQPIQQQVQMQSMQQQQQQQQQQQQQQQQQQQQQLQQMQPQQMKPGQPQVVQRIVQQQVFQGPPGSGQAGGQNIVIINQSTNQQQIISGPGVQQMNPQQRLQYMQQIQQQQQQKQQQQIIVSSAGPMTSNPQQQQQQQQQQQMVQQRTIVTSQDGGTGGQTVMLQQRPQMIQGQQPQQQQQQQVSLQGQQQPMQQHIIQTSAGGQPQTIVVQQQQQPSSSIVQQGAMAQQPQQQQLIINQQQIIQQTVVPNQLQQQQSQQQQQQQHPQQQQIIQQTIGPNGTPQMIQQQQPQQQQQQLQTGGMQQPIMQQQIIASNGGGPPTQQQMMVVGSTGEQQMLSTGLGANEMMQQQQQQPQTPTQPPGTPQPQWTPQSPLQQQAQTGVSFQTQSPQTQMQQSPVQQQQQQQQQQQQQQQQGGAMIPSGATIVQQTIVQSPQGLAPGQQQFIRTTLRPPMQRQLIQLDAQSREELMKLDPAGQQEYINRLQAKHTLMQRQQAAFQGRPGHPGAHPGARQQIVIRSPMPPGLNQQQQVRWLHHQQQQQIQQQQQQQQQLQNARQVVVRQPGAPGLSPITQQTVGPGPGMGTSYPIDPNATPAQQQQQRLQQHRLLQMQLQREQVQKNQQQAAAAAAAAAAQQAGSSPLQGQMMSPRAAGGFAPEVVVGADGSTMVVQQQTLVGPQQAAGAQHPPSSQASIDATGAAVGSLQAAQQQQQMQSKTKTALANMLSSRLGNGGTVPAGGANTLVDGSSGQSGGSAEPSAAGTLRLMTAQHNAALQQQTMGRSPQELLALQQQQQQQHQAQQQQQQQQQQQQQALQQQQLQQHQQQVVRRTLGNITNSGMPVGAGPMVVGPPGGGSVVVQTAGGGPGIIPIPPGAPGGPGVMMQSAVAMKGGPAQFSPGRPTPLPRPQYYGHNPNLKLHPELFLLGCTFHIIEYDELHSAAEIEEWKTIIKKHGGEIESHYGPKVTHVLCRTQRHGVVMQAIRDAKRCITTYWLNDIVLKRQLLPPWQALHLPTPAIFGNQKPATKHNMSITGFEGEERLRIKQMIEESGARMTPYFSKSNTVLICRQNENQKYKFAKEWNIPAVNTVWLSDILLGNLNAMQQCDAPKYQQFTLSCHFRVDYNLVMHLMTAWKSPINLTQESHERVKRTLSELPPPVSGAKKPRTLPPMEPIPAEIVCQRQPAPDAIPHVLFSQVDNSEGLAHAVTTLGGKVTNNATEATHLVMTRVARTVKLILALATVRHLVSSKWVSDSAVAGQFLPLDNYRLDVGELNEQFKCDLHQVLEAPGRTKLFEGKVFFVTPQVKPACKDVRQMIELGGGVVEKNPRTIKRIREANAEKPGSYVIVSCPEDRIIIQPFIQKAKHAVCQICTTEYVMQSIMQQRLCIEPHIIKWELGS, from the exons ATGAATTCCGACCCAGCGACTGCCGGGGTCAATTTGGAGAGCCTCCAGATTAAGGATGATCTGTTTAAAAGTGTAAAGTGCTATATCACAGGAACACTTGACCCGAAG ATAACGAAACTGCTCGAAGATGGCGGTGTGACAATGAGCAAGTTCATGGACTTCAGCACACTGCTCGTGTGCGGAGACAACTATGACGAGAACGAGATTACGGAGGCGGGCGAACTGTACGACATACCGACGGTAACCGAGGCGTGGGTGGTGGCCTCGGTACGGCTCGGCCGTTTAGCCTCGACCAAGGCGTACTTTCCGCTCAAGTCGGGCATATTTTGTGGCCTTCGGTTTGCCGTGACGCAGGTGGATCTGCGCGATCTGCGCAAGCTGTACGCGGTGCTCACGTTCCATGGCGGCACGTTCAATAGCCGGCTGGACCGTACCACCACGCATCTGGTGTGTGGTAGTGCGCGAGGTCCGGCCTACACGAAAGCCCTTGCGTGCGGTACGAGCGTGCAGATAGTGACGCCCGACTGGGTGTCGGACTGTTTGAAAACCAGCAGCCTCAAACCGCCGGCCGTGTACCATCCGAGGCTGTTGCGCGAGCAGGTGTACTTCAAGCAGGCTGGACCGATGGCGGGTCCGAAAGCGACACCGGAAAAACAACCGCTGAATAACATTTTAGGGTTCGATTTTGAGGAAGGGCTAGCGAAAACGGAAGTGCCGACGAACGGTAAAAAGGATGATCCCAAGCCTGGTCCGAAACAAGGGTCGCCTGTGACAAAACAAACGGCCAGCGGTGCAAACGTGAGCCATCTGCAGTCGGGAAATCCGCGCTTTGTCAGGGCACAAggcccacagcagcagcagcagcaaatccagcagcaacaatcacAAAGACTTCGTGGACCTGTACCCCAAAGTCCgaatgtgcagcagcagcagcaacagttgcAGAAAGCtctacaacagcaacagcaacaacagcaacaacaacaacaacaacagcagcagcaacaacagcagctacagcaacagcagcagcagcagcagcaacagcaacagcaacagcaacagcaacaacagcagcagcagcaacaacagcagcagcaacagctacaacaacagcagcaacagcaacagcagttacaacagcagcagcagcaacaacaacagcagcaacaacaacagcagcaacaagttATTATGAGCTCAACAAATAGTAACATTTTGCAGCAATCGTTAcagcaaccgcaacaaaaCGCCTCAACTCCGCAGACGCTGCATCAAGCGAACATGAACTTCCAAACCACATCGGCCCCGAGTGGAACGATAATTCAGCAAATAATACAAACCCCCATGCAAAATAACTCCCAACAAGCCCCCCAACAGCAGTCCCAGGCGGCAGGCAAGCAAAATATACAAGTCCTATACAAAAGTGGGCccaatcagcagcaacagcagcaacaacagcaacaacagcagttgcagcagcagcaggcaggtGGAGCGGCACAGATGCAGCAACCTCAGTACAGCCAGGCTACCGTAACCACTACGCAGACCGGGCCCGATGGTCAACAGAAGCAGATCGTACGACAAATTACGATCAATCAAACTCAGCTGCAACCGccaggccagcagcagcagcaacagcaacaactgcAGCAAGGACAGCAATCGATTCAGGTTTCGCAGTCGCAGCCATTGCAGCAGCAAATAATACAGGTGCAGCGCACGGGCATGAATCAGcagggacagcagcagcagcagcagcagcaacaaattcAGTACCAGCAGGGCAATCTAGGCGCTCCCTCTACCCCGTCCGCCGCACAGGGACAGATGGCAATGATGGGTAATAATGGTCCGCAAACTCCAACCGGACAACAGGGCGGGCAACCGAAGTTCATACAGCAAACCATCATTCATCAGCCCATGGGAGCGAACTATCAGACCGTTACGAAGCAGGTGGTTTTGGAGCAGCAACCACAAGATCAGCAACAAGCGCAACCTATACAACAGCAAGTGCAAATGCAGtcgatgcagcagcaacaacaacaacagcaacagcagcaacaacaacaacagcaacagcagcaacaacagttgCAACAGATGCAACCACAGCAAATGAAACCGGGACAACCACAGGTGGTGCAAAGAATCGTCCAGCAGCAGGTGTTTCAAGGGCCGCCTGGGTCTGGGCAAGCTGGAGGCCAGAATATAGTCATCATTAACCAATCCACCAACCAGCAGCAAATCATATCCGGTCCTGGGGTGCAGCAAATGAATCCCCAGCAACGGCTCCAGTACATGCAACAGattcagcaacagcagcagcaaaaacagcagcaacaaatcaTTGTAAGCAGTGCGGGTCCGATGACTTCCAaccctcagcagcagcagcagcagcagcaacagcaacaaatggTTCAGCAACGCACCATTGTCACGTCTCAGGATGGGGGAACCGGTGGTCAAACGGTAATGCTACAGCAAAGGCCACAAATGATACAAGGTCAGCAAccccagcaacaacagcagcagcaggtgtcGCTTCAAGGACAGCAACAACCTATGCAGCAGCACATCATTCAGACTTCTGCGGGTGGCCAACCGCAAACAATAGtggtgcagcaacagcaacagccatCCAGCTCGATCGTACAACAAGGTGCCATGGCACAGCAgccccagcagcaacaattgATCATAAATCAGCAgcaaattattcaacaaacgGTTGTCCCTAACcagctgcagcaacagcagtcacagcaacagcagcagcagcagcatcctcagcagcagcaaataatACAGCAAACGATTGGACCCAACGGTACACCACAGATgatacagcaacagcaaccacagcagcagcagcagcagcttcagacCGGCGGCATGCAGCAACCGATAATGCAGCAACAAATCATAGCGTCGAACGGAGGAGGTCCACCAACGCAACAGCAAATGATGGTAGTCGGAAGTACGGGCGAGCAGCAAATGCTTTCCACAGGTCTTGGTGCCAACGAaatgatgcagcagcagcagcagcaaccgcagaCACCGACCCAACCACCGGGCACACCGCAGCCGCAATGGACTCCCCAAAGCCCGCTGCAACAACAAGCACAAACCGGTGTATCGTTCCAGACACAATCTCCCCAAACACAAATGCAGCAATCTCCggtccagcagcaacagcagcaacagcagcagcagcagcagcagcaacagcaaggaGGTGCTATGATTCCCTCCGGTGCGACCATTGTACAGCAAACGATCGTGCAATCTCCGCAAGGGTTAGCGCCCGGCCAGCAGCAGTTTATACGTACCACACTAAGGCCGCCAATGCAGCGGCAGCTGATTCAGCTCGATGCACAGTCCCGGGAGGAGTTGATGAAGCTGGATCCCGCCGGACAGCAGGAGTACATTAACCGGCTCCAGGCTAAGCACACGCTGATGCAGCGTCAGCAGGCCGCCTTTCAGGGCCGGCCGGGCCATCCGGGTGCACATCCGGGCGCCAGGCAGCAGATCGTTATTCGCAGTCCCATGCCGCCCGGTCTgaaccaacagcagcaggtcCGCTGgctgcaccaccagcagcaacagcagatacaacagcagcagcagcagcaacagcagctccaAAACGCTCGCCAAGTCGTGGTCCGACAGCCCGGTGCACCGGGGCTCAGTCCAATTACGCAGCAAACCGTCGGTCCCGGCCCGGGCATGGGAACGTCCTATCCAATCGACCCGAATGCTACcccagcacagcagcagcagcagcgcctgcagcagcaccgcctGCTCCAGATGCAGCTGCAGCGTGAACAGGTGCAGAAAAATCAacagcaggcagcagctgctgcggcggcggcagctgcCCAGCAAGCCGGATCGTCGCCGCTGCAGGGTCAAATGATGTCACCACGGGCGGCTGGTGGCTTCGCACCGGAAGTGGTAGTCGGAGCGGATGGCAGCACGATGGTagtgcagcagcaaacgcTCGTAGGACCGCAGCAAGCGGCGGGAGCACAGCATCCTCCCTCCTCGCAAGCGTCGATCGATGCGACCGGAGCGGCGGTAGGTTCGCTGCAGGccgcacaacaacagcagcagatgcaaagcaaaacgaaaaccGCCCTGGCCAACATGCTGTCTAGCCGGTTGGGCAATGGAGGTACGGTACCGGCCGGTGGGGCCAACACGCTAgtcgacggcagcagcggacAGAGCGGTGGCAGTGCGGAACCTTCGGCAGCCGGTACGCTGCGGTTGATGACGGCGCAGCATAATGCggcactgcagcagcagacgatGGGACGCTCGCCGCAGGAGCTGTTGGCgcttcagcagcaacagcagcagcaacatcaagcccagcagcagcaacagcaacagcaacagcagcagcaacaagctctccagcagcaacagttacagcagcatcagcagcaggttGTGCGCCGCACGCTCGGCAACATTACCAACAGCGGGATGCCAGTTGGGGCCGGTCCCATGGTAGTAGGACCGCCCGGTGGTGGTTCAGTGGTGGTGCAGACGGCGGGTGGCGGTCCCGGCATAATCCCGATACCGCCCGGCGCCCCCGGCGGTCCCGGTGTGATGATGCAGTCGGCTGTGGCAATGAAGGGCGGCCCGGCACAGTTCAGCCCCGGACGGCCGACCCCTTTGCCGCGGCCGCAGTACTACGGCCACAATCCCAATCTCAAGCTGCACCCGGAGCTGTTCCTGCTCGGCTGCACCTTCCACATCATCGAGTACGACGAGCTGCACAGTGCGGCGGAGATAGAGGAGTGGAAGACGATCATCAAGAAGCACGGCGGGGAGATCGAATCGCACTACGGGCCGAAGGTAACGCACGTGCTCTGCCGTACGCAGCGGCACGGCGTGGTGATGCAGGCCATCCGCGATGCGAAACGCTGCATCACCACCTACTGGCTGAACGATATCGTGCTGAAGCGCCAGCTGCTGCCCCCGTGGCAGGCGCTGCACCTGCCCACGCCGGCCATCTTCGGCAACCAGAAGCCCGCCACCAAGCACAACATGTCGATCACCGGCTTCGAGGGGGAGGAGCGGCTGCGCATCAAGCAGATGATCGAGGAGTCGGGGGCGCGCATGACGCCCTACTTCTCCAAATCGAACACCGTGCTGATCTGCCGGCAGAACGAAAACCAGAAGTACAAGTTCGCGAAGGAGTGGAACATACCGGCGGTCAACACGGTCTGGCTGAGCGACATACTGCTGGGGAATCTGAACGCGATGCAGCAGTGCGACGCGCCGAAGTATCAGCAGTTTACGCTCAGCTGCCACTTCCGCGTCGACTACAACCTGGTGATGCATTTGATGA CCGCCTGGAAATCGCCGATAAATCTAACGCAGGAATCGCACGAACGTGTGAAGCGCACGCTGAGCGAGCTGCCGCCGCCGGTTAGCGGAGCGAAGAAACCCCGCACCCTGCCCCCgatggagccgattccggcgGAGATCGTTTGCCAGCGGCAGCCGGCGCCCGATGCCATACCGCACGTGCTGTTTTCGCAGGTCGACAACAGCGAGGGACTAGCGCACGCCGTAAC AACGCTCGGCGGCAAGGTGACGAACAACGCGACCGAAGCGACCCACCTAGTGATGACGCGGGTCGCCCGCACGGTGAAGCTGATCCTGGCGCTTGCGACCGTGCGCCATCTGGTAAGTAGCAAGTGGGTGTCGGACAGTGCGGTGGCGGGCCAGTTTCTGCCGCTCGACAACTACCGGCTGGACGTGGGCGAGCTGAACGAGCAGTTCAAGTGCGACCTGCACCAGGTGCTGGAAGCGCCCGGCCGCACCAAGCTGTTCGAGGGCAAGGTGTTCTTCGTGACGCCGCAGGTGAAGCCGGCCTGCAAGGATGTGCGGCAGATGATCGAGCTGGGCGGCGGTGTGGTGGAGAAGAACCCGCGCACGATCAAGCGGATACGGGAGGCGAATGCGGAGAAGCCGGGCAGCTACGTGATCGTCAGCTGCCCGGAGGATCGCATCATCATACAGCCCTTCATACAGAAGGCCAAACACGCGGTCTGCCAAATCTGCACCACCGAGTACGTGATGCAATCGATCATGCAGCAGCGGCTGTGCATCGAGCCGCACATAATCAAATGGGAGCTGGGGTCGTAG